The Egibacteraceae bacterium genome includes a region encoding these proteins:
- a CDS encoding Eco57I restriction-modification methylase domain-containing protein encodes DIPSADFVVGNPPYVRLEEVPKHLVGEYRARWKTMGGRADLYVGFYERGLQLLNDDGVLAFICADRWMRNSYGTGLRSMITDGPWAVDTIVRLHDVDCFEEEVAAYPAITVLRRRPQKEGTVIDANGTFTADHVPAVAAVRNGGDPDGPFTVATVEGWFGADVWPEGTPAELAQLADHENRLEPLEDVLRQTRVGIGVATGADDIYITSEPDLAEADRMLPLVMARHIADGQLTWEPTYLANPWNGDGLVRLADYPRLAAHFEQHRDQLAGRHTAKKTPDRWHKTIDRVHGWLTDMPKILLADMKARMTPVVEPGGLYPHHNLYWITSTRWDLDVLAGLLLSDQAELFVRAYCVKMRGGTLRMQAQYLRKIRLPDPRSITDEEADGLREAYARRDRDLATSIASTLYAR; translated from the coding sequence ACGACATCCCGTCGGCGGATTTCGTGGTCGGGAACCCTCCATACGTGCGCCTGGAGGAGGTGCCGAAGCATCTGGTTGGCGAGTATCGGGCGCGTTGGAAGACGATGGGCGGCCGCGCGGACCTATACGTAGGGTTCTACGAGCGTGGCCTCCAACTGTTGAACGACGACGGGGTGTTGGCGTTCATCTGCGCCGATCGCTGGATGCGCAACTCCTATGGCACCGGGCTGCGCAGCATGATCACGGACGGGCCATGGGCAGTCGACACGATCGTTCGCCTGCACGACGTGGACTGTTTCGAGGAGGAGGTGGCTGCCTACCCGGCCATCACGGTTCTGCGGCGTCGCCCACAGAAGGAAGGCACGGTGATCGACGCCAACGGCACCTTCACCGCCGACCATGTGCCGGCCGTGGCTGCTGTCCGCAACGGCGGCGATCCCGATGGGCCGTTCACAGTCGCGACTGTGGAGGGGTGGTTCGGAGCAGATGTCTGGCCCGAGGGAACGCCAGCTGAGCTGGCACAGCTCGCCGACCACGAGAATAGGTTGGAACCACTCGAGGATGTGCTGCGGCAGACCCGCGTCGGGATCGGGGTCGCGACGGGAGCCGACGACATCTACATCACCTCGGAGCCGGACCTGGCGGAGGCCGACCGAATGCTTCCCCTCGTGATGGCTCGCCACATTGCGGATGGTCAGCTCACCTGGGAGCCGACCTATTTAGCCAACCCATGGAACGGTGACGGCCTCGTCAGACTCGCCGACTACCCCAGGCTGGCGGCCCACTTCGAGCAGCACCGTGATCAGCTCGCCGGCCGTCACACCGCGAAGAAGACCCCGGACCGATGGCACAAGACCATCGACCGGGTTCACGGCTGGCTCACGGACATGCCGAAGATCCTGCTCGCGGACATGAAGGCCCGGATGACGCCTGTCGTCGAGCCAGGCGGGCTGTACCCGCACCACAATCTCTACTGGATCACCTCGACACGGTGGGACCTGGACGTATTGGCCGGGCTGCTGCTGTCCGACCAGGCCGAGTTGTTCGTGCGTGCCTACTGCGTGAAGATGCGAGGCGGGACATTGCGGATGCAGGCGCAGTACCTGCGCAAGATTCGCCTCCCGGATCCGAGGTCGATCACCGACGAGGAGGCTGACGGACTAAGGGAGGCGTACGCCCGGCGCGACCGTGACCTCGCAACCTCGATCGCCAGTACCCTGTATGCCCGTTGA